A genome region from Anopheles stephensi strain Indian chromosome 2, UCI_ANSTEP_V1.0, whole genome shotgun sequence includes the following:
- the LOC118506981 gene encoding CDC42 small effector protein homolog, with product MASTGDIWLQWFSCCFHQPQSPRRRRHHQRLRIDRSMIGNPTNFVHTGHIGSNDVELTTNHLSALQNQMQSKGGYEMNSLRLQTC from the exons ATGGCCAGCACGGGTGACATTTGGTTGCAGTGGTTTTCCTGCTGCTTCCATCAACCCCAAAGCCCCCGGCGTCGGAGACACCACCAACGGTTgaggatcgatcgatcgatgatcgGCAATCCGACCAACTTTGTTCACACCG GTCACATTGGCTCGAATGATGTTGAGCTAACAACGAACCACCTTTCCGCCTTACAGAATCAGATGCAAAGTAAAGGTGGATACGAGATGAATTCGCTCAGGTTACAG ACTTGCTGA
- the LOC118506983 gene encoding histone acetyltransferase type B catalytic subunit gives MSQLTDLKAYVSYALDCTRLRLVRDEADVENEELVFAPEMAHQIFGESESIFGYRDLKIEIMASAGPLDLYFDISYTKKVEELQTEGLKADDVEKSLADMVENGSYYTNVDEFKRVHASKAPAFRPIGTKVDEFKYPPDGKDSTGTARTFEVYVASAENAEYMKFHTRLEMFSFWYIDGFSRVEIDPLWLFFTVYERYEADNNNESAANDTSNVRYATVGYVSVYQYYSYPNKVRPRVSQILILPPFQKLGIATRLIKHTTYEYFRKKENITDITFEEPIEAIQHIRSVVDAKRCKSLPAFAPDKLLAGFSKDMLHQARDTYLINPKQCRVVYEILRLGVTDTDNADQYRAYRVEVKKRLNMNYSRHRRDLARAKKRGVDVTVAMCGLPSVAERIESLNAEYKTVEEIYGLVLQKLLAEA, from the exons ATGTCGCAGCTCACGGACCTGAAGGCGTACGTTAGCTACGCACTGGACTGCACCCGGTTGCGCCTGGTGCGGGACGAAGCGGACGTCGAAAACGAGGAGCTGGTCTTCGCGCCGGAGATGGCGCATCAAATATTCGGCGAATCGGAAAGCATATTCGGTTACCGGGATCTGAAGATCGAAATTATGGCCTCCGCCGGGCCCCTGGATCTGTACTTCGACATTAGCTACACGAAGAAGGTGGAGGAACTGCAAACGGAGGGCTTGAAGGCGGACGACGTAGAGAAGTCGCTGGCGGACATGGTGGAAAACGGGAGCTATTACACAAATGTGGATGAGTTCAAGCGCGTCCACGCATCGAAAGCGCCCGCGTTCCGTCCGATCGGAACGAAGGTGGATGAGTTCAAGTATCCGCCGGACGGGAAGGACAGCACGGGAACGGCGCGCACCTTCGAGGTGTACGTGGCCAGTGCGGAAAACGCCGAGTACATGAAGTTCCACACGCGGCTGGAGATGTTCTCGTTCTGGTACATCGATGGGTTTAGCCGGGTCGAGATCGATCCGCTCTGGCTGTTTTTCACCGTGTACGAACGTTACGAGgcagacaacaacaacgaatcgGCGGCCAACGACACGTCGAACGTCCGGTACGCTACCGTTGGGTACGTGAGCGTGTATCAGTACTACTCCTACCCGAACAAGGTGCGGCCACGGGTTAGCCAGATTTTGATTCTGCCACCATTCCAGAAGCTAGGCATCGCAACGCGCCTGATCAAGCAC ACAACGTACGAGTACTTCCgcaagaaggaaaacattACGGACATCACGTTCGAGGAACCGATCGAAGCGATCCAGCACATACGGTCGGTGGTGGACGCCAAGCGCTGCAAGAGCCTGCCGGCGTTCGCGCCGGACAAACTCCTGGCCGGGTTCTCGAAGGACATGCTGCACCAGGCACGCGACACCTACCTCATCAATCCGAAGCAGTGCCGCGTGGTGTACGAAATACTGCGGCTTGGCGTCACCGATACGGACAACGCGGACCAGTACCGTGCGTACCGGGTCGAGGTGAAGAAGCGTCTGAACATGAACTACAGCCGCCACCGGCGTGATCTGGCCCGGGCCAAGAAGCGTGGCGTGGACGTGACGGTCGCCATGTGCGGGCTGCCCAGCGTTGCCGAGCGCATCGAATCGCTAAACGCCGAGTACAAGACCGTAGAGGAAATTTATGGACTGGTGTTGCAGAAACTGTTGGCCGAGGCCTAA
- the LOC118506984 gene encoding peptidyl-prolyl cis-trans isomerase D, translating to MGTNTEGIKVHRSVHDPSNPLVYLDVKVGQESVGRIVIELRADVVPKTAENFRLLCTGERGVASGTGTRLHYKGTPFHRVKSLFMSQGGDIVHFNGTGGESVYGETFEDENFNLLHEDGAVSMANLGKPNTNNSQFFITSGECPHLNGTNVVVGYVIRGGSIIGEMERHSTDDGDPIVPIVIEDCGQIAPGADWRLNDDDDEFDTLPPFPDDWNRFYDEFAVDEMLQYLNAIRSVGNRYFKANQFVQANRRYKKAERYYNFFTNQLNKQSPRREGGSGRRAVLTEFQLLNCLNQAVVQLRLKDFTSVVYACDSALAIDPDNTKALYRRGMAQNELRNYEQALEDLRRALKRIPDDRLIQNEYERTRKNLQEYTNQQRKAFAKMFH from the exons ATGGGGACTAATACCGAGGGAATAAAGGTGCATCGCTCCGTACACGATCCGAGCAATCCGTTAGTGTATTTGGACGTTAAAGTTGGCCAGGAGAGTG TGGGACGGATCGTGATAGAGCTGCGGGCGGATGTTGTACCCAAAACGGCCGAAAATTTCCGGCTGCTGTGCACTGGGGAGCGAGGCGTAGCATCAGGCACTGGAACGCGCCTTCACTACAAGGGAACACCGTTTCATCGGGTGAAATCGCTGTTCATGTCGCAGGGTGGAGATATCGTCCATTTTAACGGAACCGGCGGCGAGAGTGTCTATGGCGAAACGTTTGAGGATGAAAATTTTAACCTACTG CACGAGGATGGCGCAGTGTCGATGGCAAATTTGGGCAAACCGAACACCAACAATTCCCAGTTCTTCATAACGTCCGGCGAGTGTCCACATCTGAACGGGACTAACGTAGTGGTTGGGTACGTGATACGAGGTGGTAGCATCATAGGTGAGATGGAGCGCCATTCGACCGACGACGGTGATCCGATCGTACCGATCGTCATTGAGGACTGTGGCCAGATAGCACCCGGTGCGGATTGGCGGTTgaacgatgatgacgacgagtTCGACACATTGCCACCGTTTCCGGACGATTGGAACAGATTTTACGATGAGTTTGCG GTCGATGAAATGCTACAGTACCTAAACGCAATCCGTAGCGTTGGCAATCGGTACTTCAAGGCGAATCAATTCGTGCAGGCCAACCGGCGGTACAAGAAAGCCGAACGGTACTACAATTTCTTTACCAACCAGCTAAATAAACAGTCACCGCGCAGGGAAGGTGGCAGTGGACGGCGCGCCGTGCTGACCGAGTTTCAGCTGCTAAACTGTCTCAACCAGGCAGTGGTACAGTTGCGGCTGAAGGACTTTACGAGCGTGGTGTACGCGTGCGACAGTGCCCTTGCGATCGATCCGGACAACACGAAGGCGCTGTACCGGCGGGGAATGGCACAGAACGAGCTGCGCAACTACGAGCAGGCGCTAGAGGATCTAAGAAGGGCGCTGAAGCGAATACCGGACGATCGGTTGATTCAGAACGAGTACGAACGAACACGAAAGAATCTGCAGGAGTACACGAACCAGCAGCGGAAAGCTTTTGCCAAAATGTTCCACTAA
- the LOC118506982 gene encoding myotubularin-related protein 9, with protein MEFAELILTPKLDGVLLYDQLSDRPIDGTLCITGHHLILSTRKEGAQELWLLHQNIDLVERKPNIVNNILEGGTIILKCKDLRIIALKIASPQEYFNISNSIEQLSNLEETRMLYPFFYIPMYNILEDGYSLYRPEQEFGKLLANGDEWRLTTVNSSYQVCPTYGARLVVARSITDEQIIQSAAFRDGGRFPVLSYRHANGAVMLRSAQPLAAPGVTKRCRADEAILNAVLGRSKKGFIFDTWAKGKSSTTETDQHYSQWKKVTRPIGQFSSVSALLDSFIKLMEACNDVQCSSDKWLTRLELSGWLGFVLNALNAACVVAQCLDQEGSPVLVHGGKGLDTTLVVTSLVQIILNPDSRTIRGLQALIDREWLQGGYPFSTRHKHSCYTPTNQRRKSSSATFLLFLDCVYQLYAQFPCSFEYDHRLLVTMFEHSYFSQYGTFLGDCERDRVQLKVTTRTTSLWSHLNRPEVVKSLLNPLYEPNPAVIWPSVAPISIVLWSELYTRWSIDQSQLKINFGHIQALVSREKDLRSRVIKLRRQLADLQREYQIVRSEKNGNDSEELHHHHHRHAEMDDPGDDGDEESVSSDALGSKVRSR; from the exons ATGGAATTCGCCGAGCTCATATTGACGCCGAAGCTGGATGGCGTGCTGCTGTACGATCAGTTAAGCGATCGGCCTATCGACGGGACGCTTTGCATTACCGGACATCATTTAATCCTGAGCACGAGAAAGGAAGGGGCTCAAGAGCTATGG CTGCTGCACCAAAACATCGACCTTGTCGAGCGCAAGCCCAACATCGTCAACAACATCCTCGAGGGCGGTACCATCATACTGAAATGCAAAGATTTGCGCATCATTGCATTGAAAATTGCGTCCCCGCAGGAGTACTTTAACATTTCCAACTCGATCGAGCAGCTGTCCAATCTGGAGGAAACGCGTATGCTCTATCCGTTCTTCTACATCCCGATGTACAACATCCTCGAGGACGGGTACTCGCTGTACCGGCCCGAGCAAGAGTTTGGCAAACTGCTAGCGAACGGGGACGAGTGGCGACTGACGACGGTCAACAGCTCGTACCAGGTCTGCCCAACGTACGGCGCTCGGCTCGTGGTGGCTCGCTCAATCACCGACGAACAGATCATCCAGTCGGCCGCGTTTCGCGATGGTGGCCGGTTTCCGGTGCTTTCCTACCGGCATGCAAACGGTGCGGTCATGTTGCGCAGTGCGCAACCGCTCGCTGCACCGGGCGTAACGAAGCGTTGCCGGGCGGACGAAGCCATCCTGAATGCGGTGCTGGGCCGGAGCAAGAAGGGCTTCATCTTCGATACGTGGGCCAAGGGCAAGAGCAGCACGACGGAAACGGATCAGCATTACTCGCAGTGGAAAAAGGTGACACGGCCGATTGGACAGTTCAGCTCCGTGTCGGCGCTGTTAGATAGTTTTATCAAATTGATGGAAGCCTGCAACGATGTGCAGTGCAGCTCGGACAAATGGTTAACGCGGCTGGAACTGTCCGGCTGGCTCGGGTTTGTGCTGAACGCGCTGAATGCTGCCTGCGTCGTGGCCCAGTGTCTCGATCAGGAGGGCAGCCCCGTGTTGGTGCACGGTGGCAAAGGGCTCGATACGACACTCGTCGTAACATCGCTGGTGCAAATTATACTTAATCCCGACAGCCGTACGATCAGAGG acTGCAGGCGCTTATCGATCGCGAGTGGCTACAGGGCGGTTATCCGTTTTCCACCCGGCACAAACATTCCTGCTACACACCGACAAATCAGCGGCGCAAAAGTTCCAGCGCCACTTTCCTTCTGTTTCTCGACTGCGTGTACCAGCTATACGCTCAGTTCCCCTGTAGCTTCGAATACGACCATCGGCTGCTGGTAACCATGTTCGAGCACAGCTACTTCAGCCAGTACGGCACGTTTTTGGGCGATTGCGAACGGGACCGGGTACAGCTGAAGGTGACGACCCGTACAACCAGCCTGTGGTCGCACCTGAACCGGCCGGAGGTTGTCAAGTCATTGCTGAACCCACTGTACGAACCGAACCCGGCCGTCATATGGCCCTCGGTGGCGCCGATCAGTATTGTGCTGTGGTCGGAGCTGTACACTCGCTGGTCGATCGATCAGTCCCAGCTGAAGATCAATTTTGGCCACATTCAGGCGCTGGTCAGTCGGGAGAAGGACTTGCGCAGCAGGGTGATCAAATTGCGCCGCCAGCTGGCGGACCTGCAGCGCGAGTATCAGATAGTGCGGAGTGAGAAAAATGGCAACGACAGTGAAGagctgcaccaccaccaccaccgacacgCCGAAATGGACGATCCCGGTGATGATGGCGACGAGGAAAGTGTATCGTCCGATGCACTTGGTTCTA